ATATCTGTAACAACATACCCATTTACAATTTCATCCATTCTAATAACTGGATATTTACCCTTATCCTTCAGCGGAACTGATAACCCATACTGGCACAATTCCAAAACATCCCCAAGCCTAACAACCTCCCACTCCTTCGGAATCCTCCCGATTTCGGTATCTTTAAACTCCTTGTGCCCTATCCCTTTGGTGAGAAGCTCCTGCATCAGGCCCTTCTTCAGCCTTTCAGTCTTCGCTATGGCTTCGTCAACCTTTTCTATGGCTTTATCAACCGTGCTGAGAATTTCGGCGATTTTTTGCTGTTCTGGGAGCGGAAGTAGTGGAATTAGTAATTCCTCAAGAGACTTTTTCGGCAATTCTTTAAAGGTGCTTCCACCACTTAATTGTTCGAGTTTCCGTTTAATCAATAGCAAGTAATAGCAATAAAACTCTGTGTTAATTTCTGAAGATTTTGGAATTAAACCTTTGCAGCCTTGGTTAAATGTAGTGTCCTCATCTACGATAGCAACATAACCGACTGGCGCACGGGTTGAGACAATAATCGAGCCTTTAGGCAATAATGTAAGGTTGTAATCTCTTAATGCTTTCTCAGTTATTTTTCTTTCTGAAACGGAAATATGTGTTCTCCCATTTAGTTTACTTAAATCAGTTGGAGTTAGCCAATTAATTGTTCCGTTTTCCCAATATTCTTCTTTTTTTGTAGATGGTGTCGTTCCCGTTTCAACATTGAAAATGTCCCCAAGCCTAACAACCTCCCAATCCTCAGGAATCCTCCCGATTGGTGTTTCCTTGTATCTGGATGCTATGTTTACCCCTCCCCTTTCAGCTTTCCAATCGCCTCTAAGGCTTTTTCAAGTTCATCGAGCAAACAGTATGCCTCAATCCCATATTTCTTGCCATTCCTTACCATTAATCTATCTGATGATATCAGGATGGAGTTCGTTAATCTGGCGGTGGCTATGAAATATGAGTCCGCAGCCCTTGGATGAACTTTTTCAGCGACATTTAAAGCCTCATCAAACACGAAATCCTCTGAAAGAATCTCGAAATCATATGTAAGTTCCTCAATATCCTTTCTCGAAATCTCAATCCCAAGCCTTTTAGCTACTGAAATCAGCTCAATAACGAAGATTTTCGGAACAAATACAGTCAATCCCTCAATGGAATTCAAAAACTTCCTCGCTTTTTCATTTCTATTCTCATCCCTATCAAAAAGATAATCGACAAAAATCGATGTATCAATAACGATCATCCCTGATCTCCTCTAATTCTCGATGAGCTCCCTCAACTCTCTCAATTCTCTTCTCAAGCTCCCTGAGTTTTGCGTAAAATCTTCCTGTCACCTTTTTTGTTTCCCTTATCTCCACCTTAACAATCTCCCCCTCTCTAAGGCTAACTTTCCTGAGGGGCTTAAGAACTCCCTTCTGGTAAACAGCCTCGATAATCTCTCCCATTTGAAACACCTTTTCTTCGTATTCTAATATCTTAAAACCAATAAAAACTTAACTTTTCCTCACTCAAAAACTCCTTAATCGATTTTGCGACTTTTGGGTGAACTATAATTTCATA
The nucleotide sequence above comes from Archaeoglobus fulgidus DSM 4304. Encoded proteins:
- a CDS encoding restriction endonuclease subunit S, with translation MASRYKETPIGRIPEDWEVVRLGDIFNVETGTTPSTKKEEYWENGTINWLTPTDLSKLNGRTHISVSERKITEKALRDYNLTLLPKGSIIVSTRAPVGYVAIVDEDTTFNQGCKGLIPKSSEINTEFYCYYLLLIKRKLEQLSGGSTFKELPKKSLEELLIPLLPLPEQQKIAEILSTVDKAIEKVDEAIAKTERLKKGLMQELLTKGIGHKEFKDTEIGRIPKEWEVVRLGDVLELCQYGLSVPLKDKGKYPVIRMDEIVNGYVVTDIAKYADLDEETFKNFKLEKGDVLFNRTNSLELVGRTGIFLLDGYYVFASYLIRLRPKHEILHPHFLTFYLIFSQSRLKQLATVAVHQANINATNLKKFKIPLPPLPEQQKIAEILSTVDKKLELERKRKEKLERIKKGLMNDLLTGRRRVRVKANE
- a CDS encoding type II toxin-antitoxin system VapC family toxin; this translates as MIVIDTSIFVDYLFDRDENRNEKARKFLNSIEGLTVFVPKIFVIELISVAKRLGIEISRKDIEELTYDFEILSEDFVFDEALNVAEKVHPRAADSYFIATARLTNSILISSDRLMVRNGKKYGIEAYCLLDELEKALEAIGKLKGEG
- a CDS encoding antitoxin family protein, giving the protein MGEIIEAVYQKGVLKPLRKVSLREGEIVKVEIRETKKVTGRFYAKLRELEKRIERVEGAHRELEEIRDDRY